One Halichoerus grypus chromosome 1, mHalGry1.hap1.1, whole genome shotgun sequence genomic region harbors:
- the CSPG5 gene encoding chondroitin sulfate proteoglycan 5 isoform X1 encodes MGRTGGGGPGRGPPPLLLLLGATLVLAAGAAPAREAGSAVEAEEQVKSVLEWKPRANGTREKAGPPAAGEDETSWTAPGGQPAVVGTGVGPEEALEASAAVTGTAWLEADSPGLGGVTAEAGSGDTQALPATLPAPQEALGQSSMPSATPEATEASGPPIPTPGDKLSPGPELPKESPLEVWLNLGGSTHDPHGPEPTFPFQGTLEPQPASDIIDIDYFEGLDGEGRGADLGSFPGSPGTSEHHSDTGGETPSWSLLDLYDDFTPFDESDFYPTTSFYDDLDEEEEEEEDDKDAVGGGDLEDESDLLVPTEKPGLGPGTGQPTSRWHAVPPQHTLGMVPGSSIALRPRPGEPGRDLAPSENGTECRSGFVRHNGSCRSVCDLFPSYCHNGGQCYLVENIGAFCRCNTQDYIWHKGMRCESIITDFQVMCVAVGSAALVLLLLFMMTVFFAKKLYLLKTENTKLRRTNKFRTPSELHNDNFSLSTIAEGSHPNDDPSAPHKIQEALKSCLKEEESYNIQNSMSPKLEGGKGDQADLEVNCLQNNLT; translated from the exons ATGGGCCGAACCGGGGGCGGGGGCCCGGGCCgggggccgccgccgctgctgctgcttctgGGGGCCACGCTGGTCCTCGCCGCCGGGGCCGCGCCGG CGCGTGAGGCGGGCAGCGCCGTCGAGGCCGAGGAGCAGGTGAAGAGCGTCCTGGAGTGGAAGCCGCGTGCCAACGGCACGCGGGAGAAGGCCGGCCCACCAGCTGCTGGAGAGGATGAGACCTCGTGGACTGCACCTGGCGGCCAGCCGGCCGTGGTGGGGACTGGGGTCGGGCCAGAGGAGGCACTGGAGGCGTCCGCGGCGGTGACCGGCACCGCCTGGCTGGAGGCCGACAGCCCGGGCCTGGGTGGAGTGACCGCAGAGGCCGGCAGCGGCGACACCCAGGCCCTTCCAGCCACGCTCCCGGCTCCCCAGGAGGCCCTGGGACAGTCATCGATGCCCTCTGCCACCCCCGAGGCTACAGAGGCCAGCGGACCACCCATCCCCACTCCTGGCGACAAGCTGAGCCCAGGCCCCGAACTCCCCAAGGAGAGCCCCTTGGAGGTTTGGCTGAACCTGGGAGGCAGCACACATGACCCGCATGGGCCAGAGCCCACGTTCCCCTTTCAGGGCACACTGGAACCCCAGCCGGCATCAGATATAATTGACATCGACTACTTCGAAGGATTGGATGGTGAGGGCCGTGGCGCCGACCTGGGGAGCTTCCCGGGGTCGCCAGGGACCTCAGAGCACCACTCCGATACTGGGGGAGAGACCCCTTCCTGGAGCCTGCTTGACTTATACGATGACTTCACCCCCTTTGATGAATCTGACTTCTACCCCACCACATCCTTCTATGATGACttggatgaagaggaggaggaagaggaggatgacaAGGATGCAGTGGGAGGTGGAGACCTGGAAGATGAAAGTGACCTTCTGGTGCCCACTGAGAAGCCTGGTCTGGGGCCCGGGACTGGCCAGCCCACCAGTCGGTGGCATGCTGTCCCCCCACAGCATACTCTGGGGATGGTCCCTGGCAGCAGCATCGCCCTCAGGCCCCGCCCGGGAGAGCCAGGCAGGGACCTGGCCCCAAGTGAGAATGGCACCGAGTGCCGCAGCGGCTTTGTGCGGCATAACGGCTCCTGCCGGTCAGTGTGCGACCTCTTCCCAAGTTACTGCCACAATGGCGGCCAGTGCTACCTGGTGGAGAACATAGGGGCCTTCTGCAG GTGTAACACGCAGGACTACATCTGGCACAAGGGGATGCGCTGTGAGTCCATCATCACCGACTTCCAGGTGATGTGCGTGGCCGTCGGCTCCGCCGCCCTCGTCCTGCTCCTGCTGTTCATGATGACGGTGTTCTTCGCCAAGAAGCTCTATCTGCTCAAGACAGAGAACACCAAGCTGCGTAGGACCAA CAAATTCCGGACCCCGTCTGAGCTCCACAACGAtaacttctccctctccaccattGCTGAAGGCTCTCACCCAAAC
- the CSPG5 gene encoding chondroitin sulfate proteoglycan 5 isoform X2, whose product MGRTGGGGPGRGPPPLLLLLGATLVLAAGAAPAREAGSAVEAEEQVKSVLEWKPRANGTREKAGPPAAGEDETSWTAPGGQPAVVGTGVGPEEALEASAAVTGTAWLEADSPGLGGVTAEAGSGDTQALPATLPAPQEALGQSSMPSATPEATEASGPPIPTPGDKLSPGPELPKESPLEVWLNLGGSTHDPHGPEPTFPFQGTLEPQPASDIIDIDYFEGLDGEGRGADLGSFPGSPGTSEHHSDTGGETPSWSLLDLYDDFTPFDESDFYPTTSFYDDLDEEEEEEEDDKDAVGGGDLEDESDLLVPTEKPGLGPGTGQPTSRWHAVPPQHTLGMVPGSSIALRPRPGEPGRDLAPSENGTECRSGFVRHNGSCRSVCDLFPSYCHNGGQCYLVENIGAFCRCNTQDYIWHKGMRCESIITDFQVMCVAVGSAALVLLLLFMMTVFFAKKLYLLKTENTKLRRTNKFRTPSELHNDNFSLSTIAEGSHPNDDPSAPHKIQEALKSCLKEEESYNIQNSMSPKLEGGKGDQADLEEGENTK is encoded by the exons ATGGGCCGAACCGGGGGCGGGGGCCCGGGCCgggggccgccgccgctgctgctgcttctgGGGGCCACGCTGGTCCTCGCCGCCGGGGCCGCGCCGG CGCGTGAGGCGGGCAGCGCCGTCGAGGCCGAGGAGCAGGTGAAGAGCGTCCTGGAGTGGAAGCCGCGTGCCAACGGCACGCGGGAGAAGGCCGGCCCACCAGCTGCTGGAGAGGATGAGACCTCGTGGACTGCACCTGGCGGCCAGCCGGCCGTGGTGGGGACTGGGGTCGGGCCAGAGGAGGCACTGGAGGCGTCCGCGGCGGTGACCGGCACCGCCTGGCTGGAGGCCGACAGCCCGGGCCTGGGTGGAGTGACCGCAGAGGCCGGCAGCGGCGACACCCAGGCCCTTCCAGCCACGCTCCCGGCTCCCCAGGAGGCCCTGGGACAGTCATCGATGCCCTCTGCCACCCCCGAGGCTACAGAGGCCAGCGGACCACCCATCCCCACTCCTGGCGACAAGCTGAGCCCAGGCCCCGAACTCCCCAAGGAGAGCCCCTTGGAGGTTTGGCTGAACCTGGGAGGCAGCACACATGACCCGCATGGGCCAGAGCCCACGTTCCCCTTTCAGGGCACACTGGAACCCCAGCCGGCATCAGATATAATTGACATCGACTACTTCGAAGGATTGGATGGTGAGGGCCGTGGCGCCGACCTGGGGAGCTTCCCGGGGTCGCCAGGGACCTCAGAGCACCACTCCGATACTGGGGGAGAGACCCCTTCCTGGAGCCTGCTTGACTTATACGATGACTTCACCCCCTTTGATGAATCTGACTTCTACCCCACCACATCCTTCTATGATGACttggatgaagaggaggaggaagaggaggatgacaAGGATGCAGTGGGAGGTGGAGACCTGGAAGATGAAAGTGACCTTCTGGTGCCCACTGAGAAGCCTGGTCTGGGGCCCGGGACTGGCCAGCCCACCAGTCGGTGGCATGCTGTCCCCCCACAGCATACTCTGGGGATGGTCCCTGGCAGCAGCATCGCCCTCAGGCCCCGCCCGGGAGAGCCAGGCAGGGACCTGGCCCCAAGTGAGAATGGCACCGAGTGCCGCAGCGGCTTTGTGCGGCATAACGGCTCCTGCCGGTCAGTGTGCGACCTCTTCCCAAGTTACTGCCACAATGGCGGCCAGTGCTACCTGGTGGAGAACATAGGGGCCTTCTGCAG GTGTAACACGCAGGACTACATCTGGCACAAGGGGATGCGCTGTGAGTCCATCATCACCGACTTCCAGGTGATGTGCGTGGCCGTCGGCTCCGCCGCCCTCGTCCTGCTCCTGCTGTTCATGATGACGGTGTTCTTCGCCAAGAAGCTCTATCTGCTCAAGACAGAGAACACCAAGCTGCGTAGGACCAA CAAATTCCGGACCCCGTCTGAGCTCCACAACGAtaacttctccctctccaccattGCTGAAGGCTCTCACCCAAAC